Proteins encoded in a region of the Bradyrhizobium sp. CB3481 genome:
- a CDS encoding ABC transporter substrate-binding protein: MRKGIFHLATATALALALSVSTASAQKKYDPGASDTEIKIGQTNPFSGPASAYATIGKTQAAYMKMINDQGGVNGRKINLIQYDDAYSPPKAVEQTRKLVESDEVLLTFQLLGTPSNAAVQKYLNSKKVPQLFAATGASKFTDPKNFPWTMGFNPNYFVEGRIYGQYILKEHPNAKIGVLYQNDDLGKDYLNGIKAGLGDKAAKMIVAEASYEVSDPTVDSQILKIKDAGADLFFSATTPKQAAQAIKKIHELNWKPVHILDINATSVGAVMKPAGLEASKGVISVNYGKDPLDPTWKDDPGMKKYFEFMAKYYPDGDKDSSFNSYAYSTSQLMIYVLQKCGDNLTRENVMKVATSLKDVQLDLSLPGILVNTSPTDYRVNKQLQMMRFNGERWELFGPILEDAGPAG; encoded by the coding sequence ATGAGGAAGGGTATTTTCCATCTGGCCACCGCTACGGCGCTCGCGCTTGCGCTGTCGGTCTCGACGGCCTCCGCGCAGAAGAAATACGACCCCGGCGCGAGCGACACCGAGATCAAGATCGGCCAGACCAATCCATTCTCCGGACCGGCCTCTGCCTATGCCACCATCGGCAAGACCCAGGCCGCCTATATGAAGATGATCAACGATCAGGGCGGCGTGAACGGCCGCAAGATCAACCTGATCCAGTATGACGACGCCTACTCGCCGCCGAAGGCGGTCGAGCAGACGCGCAAGCTGGTGGAGAGCGACGAGGTGCTGCTCACCTTCCAGCTGCTCGGCACGCCCTCGAACGCGGCGGTGCAGAAATATCTCAACTCGAAGAAGGTGCCGCAGCTGTTCGCAGCGACCGGGGCGTCGAAGTTCACCGATCCGAAGAACTTTCCCTGGACCATGGGCTTCAACCCGAACTACTTCGTCGAAGGCCGCATCTACGGCCAGTACATTCTCAAGGAACACCCGAACGCCAAGATCGGCGTGCTCTATCAGAACGACGACCTCGGCAAGGACTATCTGAACGGCATCAAGGCCGGCCTCGGCGACAAGGCGGCGAAGATGATCGTGGCGGAAGCCTCCTACGAAGTCTCCGACCCGACGGTCGATTCGCAAATCCTCAAGATCAAGGACGCCGGCGCGGACCTGTTCTTCTCGGCGACGACGCCCAAGCAGGCGGCGCAGGCGATCAAGAAGATCCACGAGCTGAACTGGAAGCCGGTACACATCCTCGACATCAACGCCACCTCGGTCGGCGCCGTCATGAAACCGGCGGGGCTTGAAGCCTCCAAGGGCGTGATCAGCGTCAACTACGGCAAGGATCCGCTGGACCCGACCTGGAAGGACGATCCAGGCATGAAGAAATATTTCGAGTTCATGGCCAAGTACTATCCGGATGGCGACAAGGATTCGAGCTTCAACTCCTATGCCTATTCGACCTCGCAATTGATGATTTACGTGCTCCAGAAGTGCGGCGACAATCTCACGCGCGAGAACGTCATGAAGGTGGCCACCAGCCTCAAGGATGTTCAGCTCGACCTGTCGCTGCCGGGCATCCTCGTCAATACCTCGCCGACCGACTACCGCGTCAACAAGCAGCTGCAGATGATGCGCTTCAACGGCGAGCGCTGGGAACTGTTCGGGCCGATCCTCGAAGATGCAGGCCCGGCGGGTTAG
- a CDS encoding DUF1330 domain-containing protein, whose amino-acid sequence MGHIDPTKEVFAQFRANDRPGPIHMLNLVRLREQAAYPDGRKATGAEAYAAYGRESGPVFERLGGRIVWHGRFELMLIGPPEERWDHCFIAEYPSVAAFAEMIRDPVYREAVKHRQAAVEDSRLIRHAVLPVGKTFGEIPK is encoded by the coding sequence ATGGGCCATATCGATCCGACCAAGGAAGTATTCGCGCAGTTCCGGGCCAATGATCGCCCCGGTCCGATCCATATGCTCAACCTGGTCCGGCTGCGCGAACAGGCGGCCTATCCCGACGGCCGCAAGGCGACCGGCGCGGAAGCCTATGCGGCTTACGGGCGCGAAAGCGGCCCGGTATTCGAGCGACTCGGCGGCCGCATCGTCTGGCACGGCCGGTTCGAACTGATGCTGATCGGGCCGCCGGAGGAGCGTTGGGATCATTGCTTCATCGCCGAATATCCAAGCGTCGCCGCCTTCGCCGAGATGATCCGCGACCCCGTCTATCGCGAGGCGGTCAAGCACCGCCAGGCTGCCGTCGAGGACTCTCGCCTGATCCGCCACGCCGTGCTGCCGGTCGGCAAGACGTTCGGGGAGATTCCGAAGTAA